One genomic region from Quercus robur chromosome 4, dhQueRobu3.1, whole genome shotgun sequence encodes:
- the LOC126721925 gene encoding protein FAR1-RELATED SEQUENCE 3-like has translation MDVEGDNRENHVHGNSEHDNGEKQNLAGNSTEREVISQDDDDETATPQVGMEFESEDAGKTFYDAYARRVGFSTHVGPFSRNKPDGPIVTWEFACSREIFKRKNIESCNAMIRLERKDSNSWVVTKFVEDHNHSMVSPNKVHYLRPRRHFAGATKSVVDTLDATGDVYVSMDGNSVAFQPNHVVRSASPVEPNHPIRSVGPLNYIRPSSRKRTLGRDAQNLLNYFKKMQSEHPGFFYAIQLDDDNRMTNVFWADARSRAAYNYFGDAVIFDTMYRPNQYQVPFAPFTGVNHHGQMVLFGCALLLDESESSFTWLFKTWLSAMNDRPPVSITTDQDRAIQAAVLQVFPNTRHCICKWHILREGQERLAHIYLAHPSFYGELYSCINFSETINDFELSWGSLLDKYDLRKNEWLQAVYNACKQWAPVYFRGTFFAALSSNQGVSSFFDGYVNQQTTIPLFFKQYERALEHSLEKEIEADYDTICTTPVLKTPSPMEQQAANLYTRKVFTKFQEELVETFVYTANNIEGDGVVSKYRVAKYEHDHKAYIVNVDVSEMKANCSCQMFEYSGILCRHILTVFTVTNVLTLPSHYILKRWTRNAKAGVGLDEQNSDPQGIETLTLRFNNLCREAIKYAEEGSVAIETYNAAMNALREGGKRIASVKKNVAKVTPLSSQGSGDSQDDINKKTPMSFPEMAPSLWPWQEAMPHRFNLNDVGVPGADLNQPSMAPVSIHRDGATSDNTVVLTCFKSMTWVIENKNSTPAGRVAVINLKLQDYGKNPSGETEVQFRLTRITLEPMLRSMAYISQQLSTPTNRVAVINLKLQDTKTTSGETEVKFQVSRDTLGSMLRSMAYIREQL, from the exons ATGGATGTTGAAGGGGACAACAGGGAAAACCATGTGCATGGAAATTCTGAACATGATAATGGTGAAAAACAGAATTTAGCTGGGAATTCTACTGAGAGAGAAGTAATAAGtcaggatgatgatgatgagactGCTACACCACAAGTGGGCATGGAGTTTGAATCGGAAGATGCTGGAAAGACTTTCTATGATGCATATGCTAGGCGTGTGGGTTTTAGCACCCATGTTGGTCCATTCAGTCGTAATAAGCCTGATGGGCCAATTGTAACATGGGAGTTTGCATGTTCCAGAGAgattttcaaaaggaaaaatatagaaAGCTGCAATGCCATGATTAGGCTTGAGAGGAAGGATTCAAACAGTTGGGTTGTGACAAAATTTGTTGAGGACCATAACCATTCAATGGTTTCTCCTAATAAAGTGCATTATCTTCGACCCCGTAGGCATTTTGCTGGTGCTACCAAGAGTGTGGTTGATACCTTGGATGCTACTGGTGATGTTTATGTTTCCATGGATGGCAATAGTGTAGCTTTTCAACCAAATCATGTAGTTAGGAGTGCTTCCCCTGTAGAACCAAATCACCCAATCCGAAGTGTTGGGCCTTTAAACTACATTAGGCCTTCTAGCAGAAAGAGGACCCTTGGTAGAGATGCTCAGAATCTTCTAAACTATTTCAAGAAGATGCAGTCTGAACACCCTGGCTTCTTTTATGCGATACAGCTTGATGATGATAACCGCATGACTAATGTCTTTTGGGCTGATGCAAGATCAAGAGCTGCTTATAATTACTTTGGTGATGCAGTAATTTTTGACACAATGTATAGACCAAATCAGTATCAGGTACCATTTGCTCCCTTTACCGGTGTAAATCATCATGGTCAGATGGTGTTGTTTGGTTGTGCTTTACTTCTAGATGAGTCTGAGTCTTCCTTTACTTGGCTGTTCAAGACATGGCTATCAGCAATGAATGATAGGCCTCCTGTTTCTATAACCACAGACCAAGATAGAGCCATACAAGCAGCAGTCTTGCAGGTTTTCCCAAATACTCGCCACTGTATTTGCAAATGGCACATATTAAGAGAAGGCCAAGAAAGGTTGGCTCATATATACCTTGCTCATCCTTCATTCTATGGAGAGCTGTATAGCTGCATCAACTTTTCTGAGACAATTAATGATTTTGAGTTGTCATGGGGCAGTCTCCTTGATAAATATGATCTGCGGAAGAATGAGTGGCTTCAGGCAGTGTATAACGCTTGCAAGCAGTGGGCCCCAGTATATTTTCGTGGAACTTTCTTTGCTGCACTTTCTTCAAACCAAGGTGTTAGCTCCTTTTTCGATGGTTATGTGAATCAGCAGACCACCATCCCTCTTTTCTTTAAACAATATGAAAGAGCTTTGGAACATtcattagaaaaagaaatagaggcAGATTATGATACAATTTGCACCACACCAGTATTGAAGACACCATCACCAATGGAACAACAAGCAGCAAATCTCTATACAAGAAAAGTTTTTACAAAGTTTCAGGAGGAATTAGTCGAAACTTTTGTGTACACTGCAAATAATATTGAGGGTGATGGGGTAGTTAGCAAGTATAGGGTTGCAAAATATGAACATGATCACAAGGCATACATAGTCAATGTTGATGTTTCTGAGATGAAAGCAAATTGCAGCTGTCAGATGTTTGAATACTCTGGCATACTTTGTCGACATATATTGACTGTCTTCACTGTAACGAATGTTCTTACCCTTCCATCACACTACATATTGAAGCGATGGACAAGGAATGCCAAAGCAGGGGTTGGGTTAGATGAACAAAATTCGGATCCACAAGGTATCGAGACTCTCACCTTGCGCTTCAACAATTTATGTCGGGAAGCCATTAAATATGCTGAAGAAGGGTCAGTTGCTATAGAGACTTATAATGCAGCAATGAATGCTCTAAGGGAGGGTGGGAAAAGGATTGCTTCTGTGAAGAAAAATGTTGCTAAAGTTACACCTCTTAGTTCTCAGGGTAGTGGCGATAGTCAAGATGACATTAACAAGAAAACCCCCATGTCATTTCCTGAAATGGCCCCATCATTATGGCCTTGGCAAGAAGCAATGCCACATCGCTTTAATCTTAATGATGTAGGAGTTCCTGGTGCAGATTTGAACCAGCCAAGCATGGCTCCTGTGTCTATTCACCGTGATGGTGCCACTTCTGATAACACT gtGGTTCTGACTTGTTTCAAGTCCATGACTTGGGTGATAGAAAATAAGAATTCTACACCAGCTGGTAGAGTAGCTGTCATTAACTTAAAG TTGCAAGATTATGGAAAGAACCCTTCGGGAGAGACAGAGGTGCAATTTAGGCTAACAAGGATCACACTTGAGCCTATGTTGAGATCTATGGCCTACATCAGTCAGCAGCTATCAACACCAACCAATAGAGTTGCTGTTATTAATCTGAAG cTCCAAGATACAAAGACAACTTCTGGAGAAACAGAGGTGAAATTTCAAGTGTCCAGAGATACACTCGGTTCTATGCTAAGATCAATGGCCTATATCCGTGAGCAGCTTTGA